Proteins found in one Haloferax litoreum genomic segment:
- the guaA gene encoding glutamine-hydrolyzing GMP synthase codes for MVDVDTFIEEAKESIRDQIGDEHAIIALSGGVDSSVAATLAYEAVGEQLTPVYVDTGLMRKGETEQIAETFSFMESLRVVDAEERFFDALEGVVDPEEKRAVIGEQFIREFEREAKDTDAEYLVQGTIYPDRIESEGNIKSHHNVGGLPDVVDFEGIVEPVRDLYKDEVREVARALGLESIIAERMPFPGPGLAVRVLGEVTPEKVQVAREACHIVEDETEKHDPWQAFAAVIGKGTGVKGDNRVHGWIVSVRSVESRDGMTARAQELPWDTLQRIQSRITGTNENVARVVYDVTHKPPATIEYE; via the coding sequence ATGGTAGACGTAGACACATTCATCGAAGAAGCGAAAGAATCGATTCGCGACCAAATCGGCGACGAACACGCTATCATCGCCCTCTCGGGCGGTGTCGACTCCTCCGTCGCTGCGACCCTCGCCTACGAAGCAGTCGGTGAGCAACTCACGCCGGTCTACGTGGACACCGGTCTGATGCGGAAAGGCGAGACCGAACAGATTGCAGAGACGTTCTCCTTCATGGAGAGTCTCCGCGTCGTCGACGCCGAAGAACGGTTCTTCGACGCTCTCGAAGGCGTCGTGGACCCCGAAGAAAAGCGCGCCGTCATCGGCGAGCAGTTCATCCGCGAGTTCGAACGCGAGGCGAAAGACACCGACGCCGAGTACCTCGTTCAGGGGACCATCTACCCCGACCGCATCGAGTCCGAAGGGAACATCAAGTCCCACCACAACGTCGGCGGTCTGCCGGACGTCGTGGACTTCGAGGGCATCGTCGAACCCGTCCGTGACCTCTACAAAGACGAAGTCCGCGAGGTCGCACGCGCCCTCGGCCTCGAATCCATCATCGCCGAGCGTATGCCGTTCCCCGGTCCGGGCCTCGCCGTCCGCGTCCTCGGCGAAGTCACGCCCGAGAAGGTCCAGGTGGCCCGCGAGGCGTGTCACATCGTCGAAGACGAGACCGAGAAGCACGACCCGTGGCAGGCGTTCGCCGCCGTCATCGGCAAGGGAACCGGCGTCAAGGGTGACAACCGCGTCCACGGATGGATCGTCTCTGTCCGGTCTGTGGAGTCGCGCGACGGCATGACCGCCCGCGCACAGGAACTCCCGTGGGACACCCTCCAGCGCATCCAGTCGCGTATCACCGGCACGAACGAGAACGTCGCCCGCGTCGTCTACGACGTGACCCACAAACCACCGGCGACCATCGAGTACGAATGA
- the pyrG gene encoding glutamine hydrolyzing CTP synthase, producing the protein MPTDEYDPEMGRKFIFVTGGVMSGLGKGITAASTGRLLKNAGFDVTAVKIDPYLNVDAGTMNPYEHGEVYVLKDGAEVDLDLGNYERFLGIDMTADHNITTGKTYQHVIQKERAGDYLGKTVQIIPHVTEDIKRRIREAAEGTDVCIVEVGGTVGDIESMPFLEALRQFASEEEDGDVLFTHVTLVPYSKNGEQKTKPTQHSVKELRSIGLQPDILVGRADDKLEPETKHKIAQFCDVPDAAVFSNPDVPDIYHVPLMVEEEGLDEYVMERLGITDEALPKAERDNRWRELVTAERTGSVDIALVGKYALEDAYMSIHEALKHAGIECGVDVNTLWVDADEMDDKHEARLKEADGIVVPGGFGSRGTDGKIDAIRYARENDVPFLGLCLGFQMAVVEQARNVLGHEGAQSTELDADTPYPVIDLLPEQYEVNDMGGTMRLGAHETDITAGSLAEAVYGDTSCTERHRHRYEVNPELIDELESESLRFSGRAENRMEILELTNHPFFLGTQFHPEFRSRPDRASPPFVGFLRGVLGELDARELDNEEVTV; encoded by the coding sequence ATGCCGACGGACGAATACGACCCAGAGATGGGGCGCAAGTTCATTTTCGTAACCGGGGGTGTCATGTCCGGCCTCGGGAAGGGTATCACGGCCGCGAGCACCGGCCGACTCCTGAAGAATGCCGGGTTCGACGTCACCGCAGTCAAAATCGACCCGTATCTGAACGTCGACGCGGGCACGATGAACCCGTACGAACACGGCGAAGTGTACGTGTTGAAAGACGGCGCAGAAGTCGACCTCGACCTCGGGAACTACGAGCGGTTCCTGGGCATCGACATGACCGCCGACCACAACATCACGACGGGCAAGACCTACCAGCACGTCATCCAGAAGGAGCGCGCGGGTGACTACCTCGGCAAGACGGTCCAGATTATCCCGCACGTCACCGAGGACATCAAGCGTCGCATCCGCGAGGCGGCCGAGGGGACCGACGTGTGTATCGTCGAAGTCGGCGGCACCGTCGGCGACATCGAGTCCATGCCGTTCCTCGAAGCGCTCCGCCAGTTCGCCTCCGAGGAAGAAGACGGCGACGTGCTCTTCACCCACGTGACGCTCGTCCCGTACTCGAAGAACGGCGAGCAGAAGACGAAGCCGACACAGCACTCGGTCAAGGAACTCCGGAGTATCGGTCTGCAACCCGACATCCTCGTCGGGCGCGCCGACGACAAACTCGAACCGGAGACGAAGCACAAGATTGCGCAGTTCTGTGACGTGCCGGACGCCGCCGTCTTCTCGAACCCCGACGTTCCGGACATCTACCACGTCCCGCTGATGGTCGAAGAAGAGGGTCTCGACGAGTACGTGATGGAGCGTCTTGGCATCACCGACGAAGCACTCCCGAAAGCGGAACGCGACAACCGCTGGCGCGAGCTCGTCACCGCCGAGCGCACCGGGTCCGTCGACATCGCGCTCGTCGGCAAGTACGCCCTCGAAGACGCGTACATGTCTATCCACGAGGCGCTCAAGCACGCCGGCATCGAGTGCGGCGTCGACGTGAACACCCTCTGGGTCGACGCCGACGAGATGGACGACAAACACGAAGCACGCCTGAAGGAGGCAGACGGCATCGTCGTCCCCGGCGGCTTCGGGTCGCGTGGTACCGACGGCAAGATAGATGCGATCCGCTACGCCCGCGAGAACGACGTTCCGTTCCTCGGCCTCTGTCTCGGATTCCAGATGGCCGTCGTCGAACAGGCACGCAACGTTCTCGGCCACGAAGGGGCCCAGTCGACCGAACTCGACGCCGACACGCCCTACCCCGTAATCGACCTGCTCCCCGAGCAGTACGAAGTCAACGATATGGGTGGGACGATGCGCCTCGGTGCACACGAGACCGACATCACGGCCGGTAGCCTCGCAGAAGCGGTTTACGGCGACACCTCCTGTACGGAGCGTCACCGCCACCGCTACGAGGTGAATCCCGAACTCATCGACGAGCTCGAATCCGAGAGCCTCCGATTCTCCGGACGCGCCGAGAACCGCATGGAGATTCTCGAACTGACTAACCACCCGTTCTTCCTCGGAACGCAGTTCCACCCCGAGTTCCGCTCTCGCCCCGACCGAGCGAGTCCACCGTTCGTGGGCTTCCTCCGGGGCGTCCTCGGCGAACTCGACGCGCGTGAACTCGACAACGAAGAGGTGACCGTATAA
- a CDS encoding DUF4382 domain-containing protein, whose product MTLNRREFVNTAAGIAAVSSVGIAGCMGTASAKTGTLSTRVSDRPGDIDDFESCFVTLSTIRIKPADSEVKELDAGDTEVDLVDLQGDASALVADTEVEAGDYEYLQLDVSDTDATLTDGSDATVEVPGSAPLKFEQSFEVRADETTTFTADFTPVQTGNAGKYVIQPVADEVSVVYESEETTTTESASTNTTTASTNTTTTE is encoded by the coding sequence ATGACACTGAATCGCCGCGAATTCGTCAATACCGCCGCTGGAATCGCCGCTGTGAGTAGCGTCGGAATCGCCGGGTGTATGGGAACCGCGTCCGCGAAGACCGGGACACTGTCGACGCGCGTGAGCGACCGCCCCGGAGACATCGACGACTTCGAATCGTGCTTCGTGACGCTCTCGACTATCCGCATCAAACCGGCCGACAGCGAGGTGAAAGAACTAGACGCCGGCGATACCGAAGTCGACCTCGTCGACCTCCAAGGCGACGCGTCGGCACTCGTCGCAGACACCGAAGTCGAGGCGGGAGACTACGAGTACCTCCAGTTGGACGTGAGCGACACCGACGCCACGCTCACCGACGGGTCCGACGCGACGGTCGAAGTCCCCGGGTCGGCACCGCTGAAATTCGAGCAGTCGTTCGAAGTCAGGGCCGACGAGACGACGACGTTCACGGCCGACTTCACACCGGTCCAGACCGGAAACGCGGGAAAGTACGTCATCCAACCCGTCGCCGACGAGGTTTCTGTCGTCTACGAGTCCGAAGAGACCACGACGACTGAATCGGCGTCGACGAACACGACGACAGCGTCCACGAACACCACCACGACCGAGTAA
- a CDS encoding RAD55 family ATPase, which produces MHSIPFGVPRLDSIIGGGAPPGNVVLLAGESGAGAREFLYTSATMNALSRADEDLFDLHYGTLDDAASPPPEIHYVSFTSGEQYLREEMAYTMDSDIVEAAIDYIEFHDLSPEYFQLSPIPREWYLGQPTQLEDLGHRHNRESVLGALGNTLSEHAPGNLVVIDSLTDLVAGRSEDMTWSDIAMVMKGLEKASYQWGGLILALVSTEALSETELGILKGATDGTLLFKWETGGSKRARTMVVQEFRGVLSRLESENIVQFETEIKESGLDVSDVRKIR; this is translated from the coding sequence ATGCACTCCATCCCCTTCGGGGTCCCTCGACTCGACAGCATCATCGGCGGTGGGGCACCGCCGGGAAACGTCGTGCTCCTCGCGGGGGAGTCCGGCGCAGGTGCGCGAGAGTTCCTCTACACGAGTGCGACGATGAACGCGCTGTCACGCGCCGACGAGGACCTCTTCGACCTGCACTATGGCACCCTCGACGACGCTGCCAGTCCACCACCGGAGATTCACTACGTCTCGTTCACCTCCGGTGAACAGTACCTTCGAGAAGAGATGGCGTACACGATGGACAGCGACATCGTGGAGGCTGCAATCGACTACATCGAGTTCCACGACCTGTCGCCGGAATACTTCCAGTTGAGTCCGATTCCACGCGAGTGGTACCTCGGGCAACCGACCCAGTTGGAAGACCTCGGTCACAGACACAACCGCGAGTCGGTGCTGGGCGCACTCGGAAACACACTCAGTGAGCACGCACCCGGGAATCTCGTCGTCATCGACTCGCTGACCGACCTCGTCGCCGGTCGGTCCGAGGACATGACGTGGTCGGACATCGCCATGGTGATGAAAGGACTCGAAAAAGCGTCCTACCAGTGGGGTGGACTCATCCTCGCCCTCGTGAGTACCGAGGCGCTCTCGGAGACGGAACTCGGTATTCTCAAGGGTGCGACCGACGGGACACTCCTGTTCAAATGGGAGACTGGCGGGTCGAAGCGGGCGCGAACGATGGTCGTCCAAGAGTTCCGTGGTGTCCTGTCGCGACTGGAGAGCGAGAACATCGTCCAGTTCGAGACGGAGATAAAAGAAAGCGGCCTCGACGTGAGCGACGTTCGGAAGATTCGTTGA
- the ppc gene encoding phosphoenolpyruvate carboxylase: MRLHTRDVRQDVRELGALLGDVLEAQTSTASFETVEELRQAAIAYRKGESGSREKLYDVVGDLDPERESVVARAFTTYFELINLAEERERVRVIREASQEGSLADGILATLDSLHEEDVDEELLERVLEDVLIEPTFTAHPTEARRKTVKAKLRSIANRLETLDERRLTDLENDQEWRHVVAEVTSLWQTSQVRNRRPEPTDEARNVQWYLENILFDVVGEVYEELEEEFHNEYPDLDVPKLFEFRSWAGSDRDGNPFVTPEVTEETLARQRSVALEKYSDSLKRLSGVLSQDATRIDPGHELERSLKADRELLPVVAEEVDERYPDEPYRQKLKLMRERLRRIEDVRPNGYTDASELMADLEVIDTSLRGCGAEQVADVYVEPLMRQVDTFGFTLASLDLRDHRENHTKAVHEALSHEGIDYYSRSEDERVELLTDAILQDEPILDLEDPGDLSETSERVLRLFEKLGEWQREYGVAAIDTYCISMTEEPSHVLEVLFLADQAGVVSLPDHCGIDVVPLLETESALNGARRIMGTLFENEAYEQTLVARNNVQEIMLGYSDSNKENGFLAANWDLYKNQRRLATICDDFDVTMRLFHGRGGSISRGGGPMNEAMLALPNETITGQIKFTEQGEAIAEKYANPRIAERNLEQMLNAQIRARLNAIRNPEEHVPDRWVDAMDTMAAAARAEYRDLLESDGFVSYFEQATPITVIEELNLGSRPASRSDERSVEDLRAIPWVFSWTQSRCILPGWYSLAAGVNAYLDDGGDMETVREMYDEWPFFRSTLDNAAMSLARTDLEIATEYANLADEDLREAFFPRLQAEYEDAASLMLDISGRSDLLKREWLQESLERRNPYVDPLNLLQTHLLAQTHRTDEEERTLRLTVKGIAAGMKNTG; the protein is encoded by the coding sequence ATGCGATTGCACACCAGAGACGTCAGACAAGACGTTCGCGAGCTTGGGGCGTTGCTCGGGGACGTACTGGAGGCACAGACCTCTACGGCGTCGTTCGAGACTGTCGAAGAACTTCGGCAGGCGGCCATCGCCTACCGGAAGGGTGAGTCGGGGTCCCGAGAGAAACTCTACGACGTCGTGGGTGACCTCGACCCCGAACGCGAGAGTGTCGTCGCCCGCGCGTTCACGACGTACTTCGAACTCATCAACCTCGCCGAAGAGCGTGAGCGTGTTCGGGTCATCCGCGAGGCGTCACAGGAGGGGTCACTCGCCGACGGGATTCTCGCCACGCTCGACTCCCTCCACGAGGAGGATGTCGACGAAGAACTCCTCGAACGCGTCCTCGAAGATGTCCTCATCGAACCGACGTTCACGGCGCACCCGACGGAAGCGCGTCGGAAGACGGTCAAGGCCAAACTCCGCTCGATTGCGAACCGGTTGGAGACGCTCGACGAACGGCGTCTCACGGACCTCGAAAACGACCAGGAGTGGCGGCACGTCGTCGCCGAGGTGACGAGTCTCTGGCAGACTTCGCAGGTTCGTAACCGGCGGCCGGAACCGACCGACGAAGCCCGAAACGTCCAGTGGTACCTCGAGAACATCCTCTTCGACGTGGTCGGTGAAGTGTACGAAGAACTCGAAGAAGAGTTCCACAACGAGTATCCTGACCTCGACGTGCCGAAACTGTTCGAGTTCCGCTCGTGGGCGGGGTCAGACCGCGACGGCAACCCCTTCGTCACGCCCGAGGTTACGGAAGAGACACTCGCGCGCCAGCGCAGCGTCGCCCTCGAGAAGTACAGTGATTCCCTCAAGCGTCTCTCCGGTGTGCTGAGTCAGGACGCGACACGAATCGACCCCGGACACGAACTCGAACGGTCGCTGAAGGCCGACCGTGAACTCCTCCCCGTCGTGGCCGAAGAGGTCGACGAACGGTACCCAGACGAACCGTACCGCCAGAAACTCAAACTGATGCGCGAACGCCTGCGCCGCATCGAAGACGTTCGGCCGAACGGTTACACGGACGCGAGCGAACTCATGGCCGACCTCGAAGTCATCGACACCAGTCTCCGTGGGTGTGGTGCCGAACAGGTCGCCGACGTGTACGTCGAACCGCTGATGCGGCAGGTCGACACCTTCGGCTTCACGCTCGCCAGTCTAGACCTGCGGGACCACCGGGAGAACCACACGAAGGCGGTTCACGAGGCGCTCTCTCACGAGGGTATCGACTACTACAGTCGGTCCGAAGACGAACGCGTCGAACTCCTCACCGACGCGATCCTCCAGGACGAACCGATACTCGACCTCGAAGACCCCGGCGACCTCTCGGAGACGTCCGAGCGCGTCCTTCGACTCTTCGAAAAACTCGGCGAGTGGCAGCGTGAGTACGGTGTCGCCGCCATCGACACCTACTGTATCTCGATGACGGAAGAACCGTCGCACGTCCTCGAAGTGCTCTTCCTCGCCGACCAGGCGGGGGTCGTCTCCCTCCCGGACCACTGCGGTATCGACGTGGTGCCACTGTTGGAGACCGAGTCCGCGCTCAACGGTGCGCGTCGTATCATGGGCACGCTGTTCGAGAACGAGGCCTACGAACAGACACTCGTCGCCCGCAACAACGTCCAGGAGATTATGCTGGGCTACTCGGACTCCAACAAGGAGAACGGGTTCCTCGCGGCAAACTGGGACCTCTACAAGAACCAGCGTCGCCTCGCCACTATCTGTGACGACTTCGACGTGACGATGCGGTTGTTCCACGGCCGCGGCGGGTCCATCTCCCGCGGTGGCGGCCCGATGAACGAGGCTATGTTGGCGCTACCGAACGAGACCATCACCGGCCAAATCAAGTTCACCGAACAGGGCGAAGCAATCGCCGAGAAGTACGCCAACCCGCGTATCGCTGAGCGGAACCTCGAACAGATGCTCAACGCGCAGATTCGCGCTCGGTTGAACGCGATTCGAAATCCCGAAGAACACGTCCCCGACCGATGGGTCGACGCCATGGACACCATGGCCGCCGCCGCCCGCGCCGAGTACCGTGACCTCCTCGAATCCGACGGGTTCGTCTCGTACTTCGAGCAGGCGACGCCCATCACGGTCATCGAGGAACTCAACCTCGGGTCTCGCCCGGCATCGCGGTCGGACGAACGGTCCGTCGAGGACCTTCGTGCCATCCCGTGGGTGTTCTCGTGGACGCAGTCGCGATGCATCCTCCCCGGGTGGTACTCGCTGGCCGCCGGTGTCAACGCCTACCTCGACGACGGCGGTGACATGGAGACGGTTCGCGAGATGTACGACGAGTGGCCGTTCTTCCGGAGTACACTCGACAACGCCGCGATGTCGCTCGCACGGACGGACCTCGAAATCGCCACCGAGTACGCGAACCTCGCCGACGAGGACCTCCGCGAGGCGTTCTTCCCGCGACTCCAAGCCGAGTACGAAGACGCAGCGAGCCTGATGCTCGACATCAGTGGCCGGAGCGACCTGCTCAAGCGAGAGTGGCTACAGGAGAGTCTCGAACGGCGGAACCCCTACGTCGACCCGCTGAACCTGCTGCAGACGCACCTCTTGGCGCAGACACACCGGACCGACGAAGAAGAACGGACCCTGCGGCTCACCGTCAAAGGAATCGCCGCCGGGATGAAAAACACGGGCTGA
- a CDS encoding ubiquinol-cytochrome c reductase iron-sulfur subunit codes for MSDSDKYPADSGRRRFVKGVVGGAALAGVGTTGAAAINSATVSPGAGGGPTQAYAIENTAGPAPRGMPLIPIEIDGDGFIKGLWPELQTVTQGGVEVQIAQTDDFKGTGVSYSSAWFQYCGVQAYEGLAPDFESDNYFRSDSGGYDWQQEVYSAGDKLNVNDFDDYETWGNGIGRAGIGKPATGTWRSQDTEDTMPIQILRSNRIEEAAQENDFLAAATDQGVVAWLNKCTHFCCVPGYKQAADAAKFGGEDGVYCQCHQSVYDPFSIVQTLFTALPRPEE; via the coding sequence ATGAGCGATAGCGACAAGTACCCCGCCGACTCGGGTCGTCGTCGATTCGTCAAGGGCGTCGTCGGGGGCGCGGCGCTCGCTGGCGTGGGAACGACTGGCGCGGCCGCCATCAACAGTGCAACGGTCTCACCGGGTGCCGGTGGCGGTCCGACACAGGCGTACGCAATCGAGAACACTGCCGGTCCCGCACCGCGCGGCATGCCGCTGATTCCGATAGAAATCGACGGTGACGGCTTCATCAAGGGTCTCTGGCCCGAGCTTCAGACGGTCACTCAGGGCGGTGTCGAGGTCCAGATTGCACAGACGGACGACTTCAAGGGAACTGGCGTCAGCTACTCCTCAGCGTGGTTCCAGTACTGCGGTGTGCAGGCATACGAGGGGCTCGCTCCCGACTTCGAGTCTGACAACTACTTCCGCTCCGACAGTGGTGGCTACGACTGGCAACAGGAAGTCTACAGCGCCGGTGACAAACTGAACGTCAACGACTTCGACGACTACGAGACGTGGGGCAACGGCATCGGGCGGGCCGGCATCGGTAAGCCAGCGACTGGCACGTGGCGGTCGCAGGACACCGAAGACACGATGCCGATTCAGATTCTCCGCTCGAACCGTATCGAGGAAGCCGCACAGGAAAACGACTTCCTCGCCGCCGCGACGGACCAGGGCGTCGTCGCGTGGCTCAACAAGTGTACGCACTTCTGCTGCGTCCCCGGATACAAGCAGGCCGCCGACGCCGCGAAGTTCGGCGGTGAAGACGGTGTCTACTGTCAGTGCCACCAGTCCGTCTACGACCCGTTCTCCATCGTCCAGACGCTCTTTACGGCACTCCCGCGCCCCGAAGAGTAA
- a CDS encoding beta-ribofuranosylaminobenzene 5'-phosphate synthase family protein has translation MVRVSAGARIHFGFLNLSLARDRLYGGLGVGLDEPSVVVSAEPATDIQCHHPTAHEYAERAVDLLGVPGAHVVVERTLPRHAGLGSGTQLALAVLQAVATTTETDVSVRHLAPDMGRGGRSGVGVASFERGGAIIDAGHPTARFTTDRPEDGSWTVPAVAARHSVPDDWRFLLVVPDVEPGRNGTAEEASMRSVVERADPATSDRIAGIVTRRLLPALADGSAERFGDAVESIGRLNGTWYADEQGGVYRPPVGALVSSLSESPAVYGSGQSSWGPTVYGVTDASRVDEAIEAGRVALDAAGIDGTVTVARGRNHGANVE, from the coding sequence ATGGTACGGGTCTCGGCCGGTGCGCGCATCCACTTCGGGTTCCTCAACCTGAGTCTCGCCCGTGACCGACTCTACGGTGGGTTGGGCGTCGGACTCGACGAACCGAGCGTGGTCGTCTCCGCCGAACCCGCGACAGACATCCAGTGTCACCACCCTACCGCCCACGAGTACGCCGAGCGAGCGGTCGACCTTCTCGGCGTTCCGGGTGCACACGTCGTCGTCGAGCGGACACTGCCGCGACACGCTGGTCTCGGGAGTGGGACACAACTCGCACTCGCCGTCTTGCAGGCGGTTGCGACCACGACAGAGACCGACGTCAGTGTTCGACACCTCGCTCCCGACATGGGCCGCGGTGGCCGGTCCGGTGTCGGCGTCGCGTCTTTCGAACGCGGCGGTGCAATCATCGACGCTGGCCACCCGACGGCGCGGTTCACCACCGACCGACCGGAAGACGGGTCGTGGACGGTCCCAGCGGTCGCCGCACGGCACTCCGTCCCCGACGACTGGCGTTTCCTCCTCGTCGTTCCCGACGTCGAACCGGGGCGAAACGGCACGGCAGAAGAGGCGAGCATGCGCTCGGTCGTGGAGCGTGCAGACCCGGCGACGAGCGACCGAATCGCAGGTATCGTCACCCGCCGACTCCTCCCAGCCCTCGCAGACGGGTCCGCCGAGCGTTTCGGCGATGCGGTCGAATCCATCGGCCGACTCAACGGAACGTGGTACGCCGACGAACAAGGCGGGGTCTATCGGCCCCCAGTCGGTGCCCTCGTGTCGTCGCTGTCGGAGTCGCCTGCGGTGTATGGTTCCGGCCAGTCGTCGTGGGGGCCGACAGTCTACGGTGTGACCGACGCTTCCCGCGTCGACGAAGCTATCGAGGCCGGCAGAGTGGCGCTCGACGCCGCAGGAATCGACGGAACGGTCACCGTCGCACGCGGACGGAACCACGGTGCGAACGTCGAGTGA
- a CDS encoding sugar O-acetyltransferase, with the protein MPSEKEKMLAGELYDASDPELVAERERARRLTHLFNDTDETEMERREELVRELFGEVGETFEIEPTFRCDYGYNISVGENFFANFDCTFLDVCPITIGDNAQLAPSVHIYTATHPLDAAERIKGPESGEPVTIGDNAWLGGQSVITPGVTIGDDVVVASGAVVTKDVPDSVVVGGNPAQVIKKLD; encoded by the coding sequence ATGCCCTCTGAGAAAGAGAAGATGCTCGCGGGTGAGTTGTACGACGCGAGCGACCCGGAACTCGTCGCCGAACGTGAGCGCGCGCGGAGACTCACGCACCTGTTCAACGATACCGACGAGACGGAGATGGAACGGCGCGAGGAACTCGTCCGCGAGTTGTTCGGCGAGGTGGGCGAGACGTTCGAAATCGAACCGACGTTCCGCTGTGACTACGGCTACAATATCAGCGTCGGCGAGAACTTCTTCGCCAACTTCGACTGCACCTTCCTCGACGTCTGTCCCATCACTATCGGCGACAACGCCCAACTCGCGCCGAGCGTCCACATCTACACTGCGACGCATCCACTCGATGCGGCGGAGCGAATCAAAGGCCCAGAGTCGGGTGAACCGGTCACCATCGGCGACAACGCGTGGCTCGGCGGGCAGTCTGTCATCACCCCCGGCGTGACCATCGGCGACGACGTGGTGGTCGCCTCGGGGGCAGTCGTGACGAAAGACGTGCCCGACAGTGTGGTCGTGGGTGGGAACCCCGCGCAAGTCATCAAGAAACTCGATTGA
- a CDS encoding DUF7126 family protein: MTTAIVAGTDPDGLGEALEAEGATVVRVVGIASADSLGEAGIDDADLLVLTDMDDATAISVAKEVNPDVRVVTYSRDSLPEFAKGQADLAVDPELLGVDVVAEELV; encoded by the coding sequence ATGACGACGGCAATCGTCGCGGGGACGGACCCCGACGGACTCGGTGAAGCACTCGAAGCAGAAGGTGCGACGGTCGTTCGCGTCGTCGGCATCGCGTCGGCCGATTCGCTCGGCGAAGCGGGCATCGACGACGCGGACCTGCTCGTCCTCACCGACATGGACGACGCGACGGCTATCTCGGTGGCGAAAGAGGTCAACCCGGACGTTCGCGTCGTCACCTACTCGCGCGACTCCCTCCCGGAGTTCGCAAAAGGGCAGGCTGACCTCGCCGTCGACCCCGAACTCCTCGGCGTCGACGTCGTCGCCGAAGAACTCGTCTGA
- a CDS encoding aldo/keto reductase, translated as MKDFPQLGFGTYKLEDRDECVNAVTTALDVGYRSIDTAQMYDNEEYVGEALAESDVAIDDVFVATKLKPGNLAYDDALQTARESAERLGVDTIDLLYVHWPLNTYDPDGTLSALDELVDEGVVDHVGLSNFRPDQLEEAIEKLDAPVFAHQVEMHPLLPQEELRALADEYDHHLVAYSPIARNKVAENDAIVEIATKHDVSPAQVSLAWVMAKGSTAIPKAASPEHIRDNFAALELELDDDDIETIDAIENDHRIVDFDDAPWNQI; from the coding sequence ATGAAGGACTTTCCCCAACTCGGCTTCGGGACCTACAAACTCGAAGACCGCGACGAGTGTGTGAACGCCGTCACCACCGCCCTCGACGTTGGGTATCGCAGCATCGACACGGCCCAGATGTACGATAACGAGGAGTACGTCGGCGAGGCTCTCGCTGAGTCCGACGTGGCTATCGACGACGTGTTCGTGGCGACGAAACTCAAGCCCGGGAACCTCGCCTACGACGACGCGCTTCAGACCGCTCGCGAGTCCGCCGAGCGACTCGGCGTCGACACCATCGACCTGCTGTACGTCCACTGGCCGCTGAACACCTACGACCCCGACGGAACCCTCTCCGCCCTCGACGAACTCGTCGACGAGGGCGTCGTCGACCACGTCGGCCTGAGCAACTTCCGCCCCGACCAACTCGAAGAAGCCATCGAGAAACTCGACGCACCCGTGTTCGCGCATCAAGTCGAGATGCACCCGCTTCTGCCGCAAGAAGAACTCCGGGCACTCGCCGACGAGTACGACCACCACCTCGTCGCCTACTCACCCATCGCGCGCAACAAGGTTGCCGAGAACGACGCCATCGTCGAAATCGCCACCAAACACGACGTGTCTCCCGCGCAGGTGTCGCTCGCGTGGGTTATGGCGAAGGGTTCGACTGCCATCCCGAAGGCGGCGTCGCCCGAGCACATCCGCGACAACTTCGCCGCCCTCGAACTCGAACTGGACGACGACGATATCGAGACCATCGACGCCATCGAGAACGACCACCGCATCGTCGACTTCGACGACGCACCGTGGAACCAAATCTGA